The window ATCGAGAGGGAGACCGCGGTAACCCGGCCCGATCGCAAGACCGTCCTTTCCGGTCGATCCGCTCCAGAGCGTCTCTCCGTCTTTCGGAGAAAGCCAGCGCACCTCTGCGCCGGGGACCGGCATCCCATCGGAAAGACGCGTGACCCAGGCAAGGCCGCTCTCTTCGCCGAGGACGGCGGAGAGACCGAGATCGGTCGCTTGCAGGAACACCTCGTCGGTGAGGACCTCCCTCCAAGGGTCCGGGAAGAGAGGGCGGGCACGGACCCGAACCTGAAACGCACGCGACCCGCGCGGAGGGCTCCCGAGTTTCGACAAGGGGAAGAGAAGAGAGAGCGCGCTGTCCGGATGCTCGCGGGGTTCAAGCCAGGTCGTGATTCGAGGAAGAGGAACCGCGCGCCCCTCTCCCCATCGACGAGAGAGGCGGGTGGGGAGATCACGCGGGCCGACCCACGCCCCCGAAATCTCGACCGAATCGACGTTCGTTCCCTCGATGCGGATCTTGAGGTTCTCCGCGCGCGGGAGATATCCGGAGGAAGGAAAGATCTTGAGATGGGCCGATGCGTGCGGAGCCGTGGCCTCGGCCCGATCTTCCTCCGCGAGTGTCTCGCCGAGGAGCGAGGGGAGTCCGGCACGGAGACGAAACCGATAGGTCTCCCCGGGGCGGATCCTCCCCTTCAGATCGAACGAGGTTCCGGTCCGCGTTTCGAAGCGGAGATCGCGGATCGGAGGATCGATCGAAAGGTATTGTTGCAGCGTGTCCGGATCGACCGGCCCTTTGAGCGAGAGAGCGATCTCCCACAAGGAGGCCTCGACGGACAAAAAGCCGGGGGGGCCGAAGGTCGAGAAGAGGAACGAGATCGGATCGGGCAGCCGGAGCCGAGACCCGGCGAAGGGGATCGCGGGCTCGATCCGGAGAGTGTGGGAAGCCCCCGGCTCGAGCGCTTTCTTCGGCCGAAGGGCGAGGATCCGGTCGGGGGATCCCTTGCCGCGAGCACGCCACAGGATCGCCCGGGCATCCGCGGAATCGGGGACGACCCGCCGGAGCGCGACCGGCCCCGAAGGACCTTCGAGATGGACCGCGTGCTCGGCTCCCTTCCCCGGAGGGAGAGAGAAGAGAAGATGGATCGTCGCGTCCGGGGCGATGCGATCGTTCCACTTCCACGGGACGCTCGCGAGAAGCTGCGGGCGGCCGACCGTGATCTCCCAGACGTGATCGTTCGGGAGAACGTGTCCCTCGATCGATCGAGTCCGCGCGGGGATGCGGCAGGTGAGCTTCGTCCCCTCCGGCACCTCCGCGCGCGGGACGAAGGTGAGCGCGCGGCTCCCGATCCACGAGAAGCTCCCCTCGATCGGCGGATCGATCGCGAGCGGAACGTTCGCCTTCGCCTTGGCGCGCGCACCGAGCGGGACCATCGTCTCGGTGAAGAGGACGTCGATCGACCGGAGCGCCTTCACCTCCCCCGCCGGCGAGGCGATCTCGACGGCGAGCGCGGGCCGACCGGCGTCGTCCATCCGCTTCTCGCGGAGCGCGCGGTCGCGCAAGAGGAGGAGAGCGAGCGCGGTGAACGCGAGGAGAGTCCAAGGGATCCAGCGCGGAAGTCGAGAGGGAGACATCGGCACCTCCGGGCAGGGGTTCGCTCCGGGCTTGAAGGGAGCCTACAAGAGCTCATGAGGTGTGTAAAGTTTCGACCGGATCGAATACGAGCCGGAAGAATCGGTGCTCCGCGCGCGGCGCTTCTTTCGACTTCCGGATCTCGGACCGGAGACGGCTCTCCCCCCTCCCCGAAACGGCCTTGACAGGGGGGCCTCCGATTACGCAACATGCGTAACGCGGGGTGCGTAATCGTGACGAATCCTTTTCGATACGGCGGCATCGTGGGGCGGGAGGCGTTCTGCGACCGGAAGAAGGAGCTCGCCGATCTCGCCCGCGCCGCCGAGGAGGGAGGGCGGCTCTTCCTCTACGCCGAGCGACGCATGGGGAAGACCTCGCTCGCCCTTCGGATGCTCCAGAGCCTCGATCGACGGAAGCAGATCGGAGCGTACGTCGACCTCTGGCCGACGGAGGGGGAGGAGTCGTTCGCCGCGGCCCTTGCAGCCGCCGTCTCCGGAAGCCTCGCGTCGACCGCGGACCGCCTCCTGGAGGCCGCACGGCGTTTCTTCGGGGGGCTCGCCCCCTCGGTCACTCTCGATCCGGAGGGCCGGCCGCAGCTCTCCTTCGGCGTGCGGGGATCCCGGATCGGGGCCGCCGCCCTCAAGGACGTGCTCGCGGCTCCTGAGGAGATCGCGCGGCGGAGGAAGACGCAGGTCGTCCTCGTCTTCGACGAGTTCCAGCGCATCCTCGAATACGGGGGCGACACGGTCGAGCGGACTCTCCGCAGTACCATCCAGGATCACCGGCACGTCGCCTACTTCTTCCTCGGGAGTCGAAAGCATCTGATCCAGCGCATGTTCCTCGACCAGAACCGTCCGCTCTATCGGTCCGGCACCCACTACCCGCTCGGTCCGATCGCGACCCGCTACTGGATCCCCTTCGTGCGAAGCCGGTTCCAACGATCGGGGAAGCGCATCGGCTCGGAACAGATCCGGAGAATCTGCACGATCACCGGAGGGCACCCCTTCTACACGCAGCATCTTTGTCATGCGGTTTGGGAGCTGTGCGCGCCGCGCGGCCGCGTGGAGGATTCCACCATCGAGAAGGCGTTCGGCCTCCTGCTCGAGCGGGAGAGTTATGCCTACACCGCCCTCTGGGAATCGCTCGCCCCGAACCAGCGGCGGTTCCTCCTCGGGCTCGCGGCGGAGCCCCACGGGGTACGGCCGTTCGGCTCCGCGTTCGTGCGCAGCCACCGCTTGGGATCGGCCTCCAACGCGCAGCGCGCGGCCGAGGCGCTCTTGCAGCGCGACATCATCGACCGGGAGGACGGCTCGTTCGTGATCACCGATCGGTTCTTCCAAGCCTGGATTCGGCAAGCGGCGACCTCGACGTAGGGACAGAGGCATCTCCCGGGGGACGCGATGAGCGACTGCAGTCTGTTCATGCGGCCCCCGTGATCGATGCCCGACCCGCGCGGAGGGACGGCGAAACGAGCACCTGCCAGGGGGCCCAGAGAAAACCGTCTGCGATCAAGATCCGCCGGCCCTTGATCCTCCCATGAAAAGTGCCGACTGCGGGGAGGTGAAGGCATACTTGGGTCTGCTTGTCCGGCGGCTCCTCGTTCATTCGGTCCATCGGCGGCATCACCCACAAGCTGCCGCTCAGGGTATCGCCCGCCTGCCCTTCGATGACAAGGTGGCCGAACGCCGCGATCTTCCCCTCGCCGTCGCGCGCGACATACACGTAGTTCCCGACCGGGACCGAGACCGGCTCCAAACGGCTCCGAATCGTCGCGCAGGCGAAGAGCGCGCAGGCGGCCGGAAGAACAAGCCCCGCGAGAACGGTTCTCCGTAGCAGCAGGATGCCGATCCCTCCTCGAAAGTCGATCCCTGAAGCGACGACGCGCTCACTTCGCTCTTCTCGGCATCGGAACTCCCGACAACGCTTGGGCGGGAGAAGACTCCGGATCGCACCTCCGGGATTGCGAGGGAATCAGTATGGCGTCCCCGGAAATCGCCAGGGGGCTTCGCCCCCTGGACCCCCGGTTCAGAATACAGAATCCAGCAAACCAGAATCCAGAAACCTCACTCACTGCGGACGCAGCGAAAGCCCAAATTACCCATTCCATCCAGCAGGTCTGGGGGGGTATAAGCCGGGCCTCGAGCCGAGCACCGTAGGCGGTCTGCATCGTCCGGATACCCACCACCTCGCGCTGACCGGCCCCGGTCGGTCGAAGGTCCCCGCGGATCCGTGCTCGGCGAAACGCTGTAATAAGTGGGACTGTACCAGTCATTGCACCATTCCCACACGTTCCCCGCCATGTTGTAGAGGCCGTACGGGGACCGGCCGGTCGGGTACGACCCCACTGGGGCAGTTTCACCAACACACCAGATGTCCGAGCCTGTCTCGATGCCCGCATTCACTCGGCTGCAGTCCGGCTCCTCCTCTCCCCACGGATATGTCCTCTCATCTGAAGGTCCCCTCGCCGCCTTCTCCCACTCCGCCTCCGTCGGCAAACGATACCCGTTCGCGCTGAAATTGCATTCCCACGTGGTCGTGTTGTAACAAGGGGTCCTCTCCTCCTGCTCGCTCCTCCAGTTGCAGAACGCCGCGGACCCGTACCACGTCACCATCACCACCGGGTGGTCCTCGTAGTCGGATTCAACCACGAAATCTGACCCGGACCAATCAATCCGACGGCGGTAGTAGTCGACGTGTAGGTACCTCGTGCTGTTCGTCGAGGATTGCACGACATCGAACCCGTCCCAGTAGGCCCTTCCATTCGCGATCGCCCAGTTCAACGCCGCCGCGTACTCCGCGTTTGTCACCTCGTACTTCCCGATCCAGAACGCGCTGATGTACGGATAGTGCTCCGGCCGCTCCATGAACCAGCCCTCGTCCGGATCGCTCCCCATCGTGAATGTGCCGGCGGGGATGAGAACCATGTCCGGCGGACGAGGGTCATCCTCCACGACCACATT of the Candidatus Eisenbacteria bacterium genome contains:
- a CDS encoding ATP-binding protein, whose translation is MRNAGCVIVTNPFRYGGIVGREAFCDRKKELADLARAAEEGGRLFLYAERRMGKTSLALRMLQSLDRRKQIGAYVDLWPTEGEESFAAALAAAVSGSLASTADRLLEAARRFFGGLAPSVTLDPEGRPQLSFGVRGSRIGAAALKDVLAAPEEIARRRKTQVVLVFDEFQRILEYGGDTVERTLRSTIQDHRHVAYFFLGSRKHLIQRMFLDQNRPLYRSGTHYPLGPIATRYWIPFVRSRFQRSGKRIGSEQIRRICTITGGHPFYTQHLCHAVWELCAPRGRVEDSTIEKAFGLLLERESYAYTALWESLAPNQRRFLLGLAAEPHGVRPFGSAFVRSHRLGSASNAQRAAEALLQRDIIDREDGSFVITDRFFQAWIRQAATST